One window from the genome of [Mycobacterium] stephanolepidis encodes:
- a CDS encoding LysM peptidoglycan-binding domain-containing protein, with protein MADTLTQGQKLDSGQSLTSNNGAYTLTLQDDGNLVLADGGSPVWASDTSGHSAGRAEVQSDGNFVVYDNGGGALWSSNTEGRSDVKLVLQDDRNLVLYAGADSVWSSGTQTDTPVAPAESVEVAPAAVEEPAPAPEPRTYTVVSGDTLWAIAERFYGDGNQYQKIADASGVANPDLIQPGQVLTIPE; from the coding sequence GTGGCGGACACACTTACCCAGGGTCAGAAGCTGGATTCGGGACAGAGCCTCACCTCGAACAACGGCGCGTACACGCTGACTCTGCAGGATGACGGCAACCTGGTTCTGGCCGATGGCGGTAGCCCCGTGTGGGCCTCCGACACCAGCGGGCACAGCGCGGGCCGCGCAGAGGTGCAGAGCGACGGAAACTTCGTGGTCTACGACAACGGTGGCGGCGCGCTGTGGAGCAGCAACACCGAGGGCCGTTCGGACGTGAAGCTGGTTCTGCAGGACGACCGCAACCTGGTGCTCTACGCAGGCGCCGACTCCGTGTGGTCCTCGGGCACCCAGACCGACACCCCGGTCGCCCCGGCCGAGTCCGTCGAGGTTGCTCCGGCCGCCGTGGAGGAGCCTGCTCCTGCCCCGGAGCCCCGCACCTACACGGTCGTGTCGGGTGACACCCTGTGGGCCATCGCCGAGCGCTTCTACGGCGACGGCAACCAGTACCAGAAGATCGCCGACGCGAGCGGCGTTGCCAACCCCGATCTGATTCAGCCGGGTCAGGTTCTGACCATCCCGGAGTAA
- a CDS encoding HNH endonuclease signature motif containing protein, whose amino-acid sequence MRSILDVEADQVLAELAGALDALSELDPQTLTQGDRLAVLREVEAFVRRIPAATHGLVNELVADHVPGAFGGINPPDVLADALRITRSDARRRIRDAAELAPRVALSGDRIEPVLAATAMAQQAGTAGCDHIAVIRQFWDRLPRAVDAVTRAATERQLAELAGTLRPDELRKAADRLLAYLDPDGSLTGDADRARRRGFRMGRQGVDLMTPGAFDLDPELRSYLDAIFAKYAAPGMCNPDDETPCVGDDSDVDAARRDGRSVAQRRHDALKAVCRSVLSSSELGRHRGLPVTAVVTATLRELEAASGNAVTGGGSLVPITDLIRMASHAHHYLAIFDDDGRALHLGRAKRIATEDQRIVLTAKDRGCTYPGCDQPAYHCQVHHMDEWAYGGSTDIDSLTLGCEGHHKLLGAEDQHWRAVRGPDGRTWWIPPAHVDPARSPRVNWFHHPDGYLRE is encoded by the coding sequence ATGCGTTCGATACTGGATGTGGAGGCCGACCAGGTCCTCGCGGAGCTGGCCGGCGCCCTCGACGCATTGTCGGAACTGGATCCGCAGACTCTCACACAGGGTGACCGTCTCGCCGTTCTGCGTGAGGTAGAGGCCTTCGTGCGCAGGATTCCCGCCGCCACCCACGGGCTTGTCAATGAACTTGTGGCCGATCATGTTCCGGGCGCGTTCGGTGGCATCAACCCGCCCGACGTCCTCGCCGATGCGCTTCGGATCACCCGCTCCGACGCCCGACGGCGCATCCGGGACGCCGCGGAACTCGCTCCAAGGGTCGCGCTCAGCGGTGACCGGATCGAGCCGGTACTCGCGGCCACCGCCATGGCGCAACAGGCGGGCACCGCCGGGTGTGATCACATCGCGGTTATCCGCCAGTTCTGGGACCGACTCCCCCGAGCCGTCGATGCGGTAACCCGGGCGGCCACTGAGAGGCAGCTGGCGGAGCTCGCGGGAACGCTGCGACCCGACGAGCTCCGCAAGGCCGCGGACAGACTCCTGGCCTATCTCGATCCCGACGGGAGCTTAACCGGCGATGCCGACCGTGCCCGACGGCGAGGGTTCAGGATGGGGCGTCAGGGTGTTGACCTCATGACGCCCGGGGCATTCGACCTCGACCCCGAGCTGCGTTCTTATCTCGACGCGATCTTCGCCAAGTACGCGGCACCGGGCATGTGCAACCCCGATGACGAAACACCTTGCGTAGGTGATGATTCGGACGTGGATGCGGCGCGGCGGGATGGCCGTTCCGTCGCGCAGCGCCGGCATGATGCACTGAAGGCGGTCTGCCGGTCCGTGTTGTCATCGAGTGAGCTCGGCCGCCACCGCGGATTGCCGGTGACCGCGGTGGTCACCGCAACGCTGCGTGAGCTGGAGGCGGCTTCGGGTAACGCGGTGACCGGCGGAGGCTCACTCGTGCCGATCACCGATCTGATCCGGATGGCCAGTCACGCCCATCATTATCTGGCCATCTTCGATGACGACGGTCGTGCATTGCATCTAGGGCGGGCGAAACGGATCGCCACCGAGGACCAGCGAATCGTGTTGACCGCCAAGGATCGTGGCTGTACGTATCCGGGCTGCGATCAACCTGCGTATCACTGCCAGGTGCACCACATGGACGAGTGGGCTTACGGCGGCAGCACCGATATCGACTCCCTCACCCTGGGCTGCGAAGGGCATCACAAGCTACTGGGAGCCGAGGACCAGCACTGGCGAGCCGTACGTGGGCCGGACGGTCGAACCTGGTGGATCCCACCCGCGCATGTCGATCCGGCGCGCTCGCCGCGTGTCAATTGGTTCCACCATCCGGACGGCTACCTACGGGAGTAA
- a CDS encoding NAD-dependent epimerase/dehydratase family protein, producing MTTQRAFITGANGFVGRALSRHLRALGWEIRGVDLVADPAHGVRAGDINVEGPWIADAATADAIFHTAAIVSNTAAADAAWRINVLGTKKVIDATSPGAVFIHLSSVRAFSDVDFPGMVTEDHPVRTDGNTYVDTKIASEQVVLQAHAAHRIDARIVRPGDIYGPGSRPWTLLPLEMIRGNQFVLPAMGKGIFSPIYIDDIIEGITSVATCDAASGQVFTISGGVGVTCAEFFGHYYRMLGKRGPLVLPTAAAVGLARAKSSILALSGRTTEANAASVRYLTRTGTYSIAKAQSVLGFRPQFTLESGMQATRTWLESQGLLG from the coding sequence GTGACGACTCAACGCGCGTTTATCACCGGCGCAAACGGATTCGTGGGCCGCGCACTCTCGCGGCACCTTCGCGCCTTGGGTTGGGAAATCCGCGGTGTCGATCTGGTGGCGGACCCCGCACACGGCGTCCGCGCCGGAGACATCAACGTTGAGGGGCCGTGGATAGCCGACGCCGCGACGGCGGATGCGATCTTCCACACCGCAGCAATAGTGTCGAACACCGCGGCAGCCGACGCTGCCTGGCGCATCAATGTACTTGGGACGAAAAAGGTTATCGATGCAACGTCACCGGGGGCGGTGTTCATACACCTATCGTCGGTTCGGGCGTTCTCGGACGTCGACTTTCCCGGCATGGTCACCGAAGATCACCCCGTCCGAACCGACGGGAACACGTACGTTGACACCAAGATCGCAAGCGAACAAGTGGTACTACAGGCTCACGCGGCCCACCGGATAGATGCGCGGATCGTACGTCCAGGTGATATCTACGGGCCTGGATCCCGGCCGTGGACACTACTGCCCCTAGAGATGATCCGCGGTAACCAATTCGTGTTGCCGGCGATGGGAAAGGGGATCTTTTCGCCGATCTACATCGATGACATCATCGAAGGCATCACGAGCGTGGCTACATGCGATGCGGCAAGCGGCCAGGTCTTCACCATCTCCGGAGGCGTTGGGGTTACCTGCGCAGAGTTCTTCGGCCACTACTACCGCATGCTCGGTAAGCGCGGCCCCCTGGTGCTGCCGACCGCCGCTGCGGTTGGCTTGGCCAGAGCGAAGTCGTCCATTCTCGCGCTGTCAGGCAGAACAACTGAAGCCAACGCCGCCTCCGTGCGATACCTCACCAGGACCGGAACCTACTCGATTGCCAAAGCGCAGAGCGTTCTGGGATTCAGGCCCCAGTTCACTCTCGAATCCGGCATGCAAGCGACCCGAACCTGGCTAGAGAGCCAAGGGCTCCTGGGATGA
- a CDS encoding IS3 family transposase (programmed frameshift) — MPKPFPAEFRADVVRIARDRDAGVTLEQVAADFGIHPMTLSKWIRQSDVDEGVRPGVTATESAENRELKKRVRLLEQENEVLRRAAAYLAGQPQAGSVPKMMYPLVRELAADGVPVTVTCRVLKIARQPFYRWCAGPVTGTEWVQASVTNAVYDAHRDDPEFGYRFLADEVRAAGIAVSDRTVWKRCRENRWWSAFGKKRSRVGKKPGPPVHNDLVCRNFTATTPNMLWLTDITEHRTSEGKLYLCAIKDVFSNRIVGYSISNRMKAALAVTALNNAVARRGDVSGCIVHSDRGSQFRSRKFVHTLNRHNMIGSMGRIGAAGDNAAMESFFSLLQKNVLNRRRWNTRDELRTAIVTWIERTYHRRRRQPALGKLTPIEYETIMTTPANQAA; from the exons GTGCCGAAGCCGTTTCCTGCAGAGTTCCGTGCCGATGTGGTGCGAATTGCCCGTGATCGCGATGCTGGTGTGACGTTGGAGCAGGTCGCTGCTGATTTCGGTATTCACCCGATGACGCTGTCGAAATGGATACGCCAATCCGATGTCGATGAGGGGGTTCGCCCTGGTGTGACCGCCACTGAGTCCGCCGAGAACCGCGAACTCAAGAAGCGAGTCCGGTTGCTGGAGCAGGAAAATGAGGTGTTGCGGCGGGCGGCGGCCTATTTG GCAGGCCAACCTCAAGCTGGGTCAGTCCCCAAAATGATGTACCCGCTCGTTCGTGAGCTGGCCGCCGACGGTGTTCCCGTCACGGTGACGTGCCGGGTCCTCAAAATCGCTCGTCAGCCATTTTATCGCTGGTGTGCTGGCCCGGTCACTGGAACTGAGTGGGTGCAAGCGTCAGTGACGAACGCGGTCTATGACGCCCACCGTGATGACCCCGAGTTCGGCTACCGATTCCTCGCTGATGAAGTCCGGGCCGCGGGAATCGCTGTGTCTGACCGGACGGTGTGGAAACGCTGCCGCGAGAACCGCTGGTGGTCGGCATTCGGCAAGAAACGCAGCCGTGTCGGCAAGAAACCAGGCCCACCTGTTCACAACGATCTGGTATGCCGCAATTTCACCGCAACCACCCCAAACATGTTGTGGTTGACCGATATCACCGAACACCGGACCAGCGAAGGCAAGCTCTATCTGTGCGCGATCAAGGACGTGTTCTCCAACCGCATCGTCGGCTATTCCATCAGTAACCGCATGAAAGCTGCCCTAGCGGTGACCGCGCTCAACAATGCGGTGGCCCGCCGTGGCGATGTGAGTGGGTGCATCGTCCACAGCGACCGGGGCAGCCAATTTCGGTCCCGAAAATTCGTGCATACCCTCAACCGGCACAACATGATTGGCTCCATGGGCCGGATTGGCGCCGCCGGTGATAACGCCGCGATGGAGTCCTTCTTTTCCCTGCTGCAAAAGAACGTCCTGAATCGGCGCCGATGGAACACCCGCGACGAACTACGGACAGCGATCGTGACCTGGATCGAACGCACCTACCACCGCCGCCGACGCCAACCCGCCCTCGGCAAGTTGACCCCCATCGAATACGAGACCATCATGACCACACCGGCCAATCAGGCCGCCTAA
- a CDS encoding glutamine synthetase III family protein, with product MSPIRAADPFGANVFSKAVMQQRLPKSVYKSVTATIEQGAKLDPAVADAVASAMKDWALEKGATHYAHVFYPLTGLTAEKHDSFLEPVSDGATLAEFAGKTLIQGEPDASSFPSGGLRNTFEARGYTGWDVTSPAYILENPNGNTLCIPTVFVSMTGEALDHKTPLLRSQQAMGEHAERILKLFGHSNFDHIVSFCGPEQEYFLVDRHFFLARPDLINAGRTLFGAKPPKGQEFDDHYFGAVPERVLGFMMDTERELFKLGIPAKTRHNEVAPGQFEIAPMFERANIASDHQQLLMTTFKTIAKKHGMECLFHEKPFAGVNGSGKHVNFSLGNSQFGSLLVPGDTPHENAQFLVFCAAVIRAVHKFGGLLRVSVASATNDHRLGANEAPPAIISIFLGDQLADVFEQIAKGAATSSKGKGSMIIGVDTLPVLPTDPGDRNRTSPFAFTGNRFEFRAPGSMQTVAAPMVTINTIMAESLDYIATVLEKEVADGTDFDQAVQQLLTDIITEHGAVVFNGDGYSEEWQTEAAVRGLPNLKTTLDALPELIKPDALELFDKYKVFNDREMHSRYEIGLEQYALTIHVEAKLSLELGSTVVLPAAVRYQTEIAQNVAALKAAGVEPSTTLLEDVSAPISDLVNALADLKKGVESDFATTALEEAEHAQSLLPAMDAVRAAADKLEGIVADDLWPLPTYQEMLYIL from the coding sequence CTGTCACCTATCCGTGCAGCAGACCCGTTCGGCGCGAACGTCTTTAGCAAGGCCGTCATGCAACAGCGGCTTCCTAAATCGGTCTACAAGTCGGTGACCGCCACCATCGAGCAGGGCGCCAAGCTGGACCCGGCCGTGGCCGATGCCGTCGCCTCAGCGATGAAGGACTGGGCACTTGAGAAGGGTGCGACGCACTACGCGCACGTCTTCTACCCGTTGACCGGTCTGACCGCGGAAAAGCACGACAGCTTTCTTGAACCAGTCAGTGATGGCGCGACTCTGGCCGAGTTCGCAGGCAAGACCCTGATCCAGGGCGAGCCGGACGCGTCCAGTTTTCCCAGCGGCGGCCTGCGTAACACCTTTGAGGCCCGGGGGTACACGGGCTGGGATGTCACCAGCCCCGCGTACATCCTCGAAAACCCCAACGGCAACACGCTGTGCATCCCGACTGTGTTCGTGTCGATGACCGGTGAGGCTCTGGATCACAAGACCCCGCTGCTGCGCAGTCAGCAGGCGATGGGGGAGCATGCCGAGCGCATTCTTAAACTGTTCGGCCACAGCAACTTTGATCACATCGTGTCATTCTGCGGTCCGGAGCAGGAGTATTTTCTGGTGGACCGTCACTTCTTCCTGGCCCGCCCGGATCTGATCAACGCGGGCCGCACTCTGTTTGGCGCCAAGCCGCCGAAGGGGCAGGAGTTCGACGACCACTACTTCGGAGCGGTGCCTGAGCGTGTTCTCGGTTTCATGATGGATACCGAGCGTGAGCTGTTCAAGCTCGGCATCCCGGCTAAGACCCGGCATAACGAGGTTGCGCCCGGGCAGTTCGAGATCGCTCCGATGTTCGAACGGGCCAACATCGCTTCGGACCATCAGCAGTTACTCATGACGACGTTCAAGACGATCGCCAAGAAGCACGGGATGGAGTGCCTGTTCCACGAGAAGCCCTTCGCCGGTGTTAACGGTTCCGGCAAGCATGTCAACTTCTCGTTGGGGAACTCGCAGTTCGGCAGCCTGCTGGTGCCGGGCGACACACCGCACGAGAACGCGCAGTTCCTGGTCTTCTGCGCTGCGGTAATCCGGGCCGTGCATAAATTCGGGGGGCTGCTGCGGGTTTCAGTGGCATCGGCGACCAATGATCACCGTCTCGGTGCGAACGAGGCTCCGCCGGCCATTATTTCGATCTTCCTCGGCGATCAGCTGGCCGATGTCTTCGAGCAGATTGCCAAGGGTGCGGCGACGTCATCAAAAGGCAAGGGCAGCATGATTATCGGCGTCGATACATTGCCGGTCCTGCCTACCGATCCAGGCGACCGCAACCGCACCAGCCCCTTTGCGTTCACCGGGAACCGTTTCGAATTTCGTGCCCCCGGCTCGATGCAGACCGTGGCCGCACCGATGGTCACGATCAACACGATCATGGCTGAATCGCTGGACTACATTGCGACCGTATTGGAGAAGGAAGTCGCCGACGGCACCGACTTCGACCAGGCTGTGCAGCAGCTCCTCACCGACATCATCACCGAACACGGTGCCGTGGTGTTCAACGGAGACGGCTACTCGGAGGAGTGGCAGACTGAGGCGGCCGTTCGTGGGCTGCCGAATCTGAAGACCACCCTGGACGCGCTGCCCGAGCTGATCAAGCCGGACGCCCTCGAACTGTTCGACAAATACAAGGTATTCAACGATCGCGAGATGCACAGCCGCTACGAGATCGGCCTTGAGCAGTACGCACTGACCATTCACGTCGAGGCGAAGCTCTCCTTGGAGCTAGGTTCGACGGTGGTGCTGCCCGCGGCGGTGCGGTATCAGACCGAGATCGCGCAGAATGTCGCCGCATTGAAGGCCGCCGGAGTTGAACCCAGCACCACCCTGCTGGAGGACGTGTCGGCTCCGATCTCCGATCTGGTCAATGCGCTCGCCGATCTGAAAAAGGGTGTCGAGAGTGATTTCGCGACCACCGCGCTGGAAGAGGCAGAGCACGCGCAGAGCCTGCTGCCCGCCATGGATGCGGTGCGTGCTGCTGCCGACAAGCTCGAGGGGATAGTGGCCGACGACCTGTGGCCGCTGCCGACGTACCAGGAGATGCTCTACATCCTGTAA
- a CDS encoding adenylate/guanylate cyclase domain-containing protein, producing the protein MMVVCTIVGAAVVGIIAFQVGRNGLRTAVFTRLTEVRESQSRALAGQLSDLKNSLVIYSHGTTVSGALDAFTNGFDQLSNATVDPAQWQSVVNYYNSNFLKQTEQNSGVKLDAAAVLPTSNAQRYLQAIYTAQRKSDDVAIGLNDAHDGSAWSAANARYQEYFREIANRFQFQDALLLDTRGNIVYTAFKDVDLGTNILTGPYSGSKLHDAYQRALTSNDSDFVLFTDFEIYQPAENEPTAWIVAPVIPNDRATGVLALQFPVSKINSLMTFDKRWQAAGIGKTGESYLAGPDGLMRSDSRLFLEDPQRYKRDVVAAGTPADVADRAIRLGGTTLVQPVDSDATQAAQRGQSGTLIATNYLGQETLQAYAPLVLPDSDVHWSVIATVDTTEAFEHEVSFTKTIVVSTTGIIFAVCLAAAFFAQLFVRPIRRLEEGARRISAGDYTVAIPIETRDEIADLTKAFNEMSRSLTIKEDLLTEQRQENDRLLRSLMPEPFAERYRQGEELIATERHDVSVIFADIVGLDRLQAELASEDSLALVNDLVRQLDAASDDLGIERVRTAHNGYLGSCGLNTPRLDNVRRIVDFALACQGIIGRFNSETGHELSLRAGVDTGTVSSGLVGRPTMVYEMWGAAVNLAHQVKSGSPQQGIYVTSRVHDALRETFEFTSAGAVTVDGEEQPIWRLSESQ; encoded by the coding sequence ATGATGGTGGTGTGCACCATCGTGGGGGCCGCCGTGGTCGGCATCATCGCCTTTCAGGTCGGCCGCAACGGACTGCGCACGGCGGTGTTCACCCGGCTGACGGAGGTACGGGAGTCTCAATCACGCGCACTCGCAGGACAGCTTTCGGATCTGAAGAATTCGCTGGTCATCTATTCCCACGGGACGACCGTCTCGGGCGCACTTGATGCGTTCACCAACGGCTTTGATCAGCTGTCCAATGCGACCGTCGACCCGGCGCAGTGGCAATCGGTCGTCAACTACTACAACAGCAACTTCCTCAAGCAGACCGAGCAGAACAGCGGGGTCAAACTCGACGCGGCAGCGGTGCTGCCCACATCGAACGCACAGCGCTACCTGCAGGCCATTTACACCGCTCAGCGCAAATCCGATGATGTGGCGATAGGTCTCAACGATGCCCATGACGGCAGTGCCTGGTCGGCGGCCAACGCCCGGTATCAGGAGTACTTTCGCGAAATCGCCAACCGTTTCCAGTTTCAGGATGCGCTGCTGCTCGACACTCGCGGAAACATCGTCTACACGGCGTTCAAAGATGTCGACTTGGGCACCAACATACTGACCGGCCCGTACAGCGGATCCAAACTGCACGACGCGTATCAGAGAGCGCTGACGTCCAACGATTCAGACTTTGTGCTGTTCACCGACTTCGAGATCTATCAGCCGGCCGAGAATGAGCCCACCGCCTGGATCGTGGCACCGGTCATTCCCAACGACAGGGCAACCGGTGTGCTTGCCTTGCAGTTCCCGGTGTCGAAGATCAACAGCCTGATGACGTTCGATAAACGTTGGCAGGCAGCCGGTATCGGCAAAACCGGCGAATCCTACCTGGCCGGTCCGGACGGTCTGATGCGTTCGGATTCCCGTCTGTTCCTGGAAGATCCGCAGCGCTACAAGCGCGATGTCGTCGCGGCCGGAACTCCCGCCGATGTCGCAGACAGGGCCATCCGGCTCGGTGGGACCACACTGGTGCAGCCGGTGGACTCCGACGCCACCCAAGCAGCGCAACGTGGCCAATCGGGAACTCTGATCGCCACCAATTACCTTGGGCAGGAGACGTTACAGGCGTACGCGCCGCTGGTGCTGCCGGACTCCGATGTGCACTGGTCCGTGATCGCGACGGTCGACACCACGGAGGCGTTCGAACACGAGGTGTCGTTCACCAAGACCATCGTGGTGTCGACCACCGGCATCATCTTCGCCGTTTGTCTGGCGGCCGCGTTCTTCGCCCAGCTCTTCGTCCGGCCCATCAGGCGGCTGGAAGAAGGGGCCCGGAGAATCAGTGCAGGCGACTACACCGTTGCCATACCGATCGAAACGCGCGATGAAATCGCGGATCTGACAAAAGCATTCAATGAAATGAGCAGAAGCCTGACCATCAAGGAGGATCTGCTCACCGAACAGCGCCAGGAGAATGACCGCCTGCTGCGATCGTTGATGCCCGAGCCCTTCGCGGAGCGGTACCGGCAAGGCGAAGAGCTTATTGCCACCGAACGTCATGACGTGTCGGTCATCTTCGCCGACATCGTCGGCCTGGATCGGCTCCAGGCCGAGCTGGCCTCCGAGGATTCGCTGGCGCTCGTCAATGATCTGGTTCGCCAACTCGATGCCGCATCCGATGATCTCGGAATCGAGCGGGTGCGAACCGCACACAACGGTTACCTCGGAAGTTGCGGTCTCAACACTCCGCGGCTGGACAACGTGCGCAGGATCGTCGACTTCGCTCTCGCATGCCAGGGAATCATCGGGCGATTCAACAGCGAAACCGGGCATGAACTGAGCCTGAGGGCGGGCGTCGACACCGGCACAGTGAGCAGTGGGCTTGTCGGACGCCCCACGATGGTCTACGAAATGTGGGGAGCGGCAGTCAATCTCGCGCACCAGGTGAAGAGTGGTTCGCCGCAGCAGGGTATTTACGTCACCTCGCGCGTGCACGATGCGCTTCGGGAAACCTTCGAGTTCACATCGGCCGGAGCCGTTACGGTCGACGGAGAAGAACAACCGATCTGGCGGCTGTCGGAGAGTCAGTGA
- a CDS encoding mechanosensitive ion channel domain-containing protein, with amino-acid sequence MTDILTSPWFFWSVGIAFGLPLGLIALTEWQQALRRKHSVLVRPVSVLRNYLLPLGALLLLLIEAKQIPPEATSVRLVGTLFAFVVLVLVLSGVSATLFHGAPEGTWRKRVPAIFVDVARFVVIVVGLAMIFSYIWGANVRGLFTALGVTSIVMGLALQQSVGQIVSGLLMLFEQPFRIGDWLDTPTAHGHVVEVNWRAVHLQTDTGLQITPNSVLATSSFTNVSRPVGKHKIAIISVFSVEDPPDQVCAMLLRVAAELPQLRMDAPPLSIPLGGMEYRTTIPLLSFDDDGEAKATFLRWIWYAARREGLHLDHAAETFSTPERVADAIQTVVAPTLRIGLDDQQALISHSTVQRYGADEKIQGSGEVPNHMLFIVAGCVRLTAVTADGAEISVGTLDEGSFLGQSTLTRQPVIGCAYAVGEVTVVQIEREQVETLVHRNPLLMQEFGRTIEERRANVRRAITSDALAESQSG; translated from the coding sequence ATGACCGACATCCTCACGTCTCCCTGGTTCTTCTGGTCTGTTGGCATCGCCTTCGGGCTGCCCCTGGGGTTGATCGCGCTGACCGAGTGGCAACAGGCGTTGCGCCGCAAGCACAGCGTCCTGGTGCGGCCGGTGAGCGTCCTGCGCAACTATCTGCTACCGCTCGGTGCACTCCTACTGCTGCTGATCGAGGCGAAACAGATTCCGCCCGAGGCAACGTCGGTGCGACTCGTGGGCACTCTTTTCGCATTCGTGGTATTGGTGCTGGTGCTATCGGGCGTGAGCGCCACGCTTTTCCACGGTGCTCCCGAGGGGACATGGCGCAAACGGGTGCCGGCCATCTTCGTCGACGTCGCACGGTTCGTCGTGATCGTGGTCGGCCTCGCGATGATCTTTTCCTACATCTGGGGCGCAAACGTGCGGGGGCTGTTCACCGCACTCGGCGTGACATCCATCGTGATGGGACTGGCGCTGCAGCAGTCCGTCGGCCAGATCGTCTCCGGACTGTTGATGCTCTTCGAGCAGCCGTTTCGGATAGGGGACTGGCTCGATACCCCGACCGCGCACGGCCACGTCGTCGAAGTCAATTGGCGCGCCGTGCATCTGCAGACCGACACCGGGCTACAGATCACCCCGAACTCCGTGCTGGCCACCTCGTCGTTCACCAATGTGAGCCGCCCCGTCGGCAAGCACAAGATCGCGATCATCAGCGTGTTCTCCGTCGAAGACCCACCAGATCAAGTGTGCGCCATGTTACTGAGGGTGGCGGCCGAGCTGCCCCAGCTCCGCATGGATGCACCGCCATTATCAATCCCATTGGGCGGCATGGAGTATCGCACCACCATCCCGCTGCTGTCCTTTGACGATGATGGCGAGGCGAAGGCGACCTTCCTGCGTTGGATTTGGTATGCCGCTCGCCGGGAAGGACTTCACCTCGATCACGCCGCCGAGACGTTCTCCACACCTGAACGCGTCGCAGATGCGATACAGACTGTGGTCGCACCAACATTGCGGATAGGGCTGGACGACCAGCAGGCGCTGATCTCGCATTCGACAGTCCAGCGTTACGGGGCCGACGAAAAAATCCAGGGCTCAGGCGAGGTGCCGAACCACATGCTGTTCATCGTCGCGGGCTGCGTACGTCTCACCGCGGTCACCGCGGACGGCGCGGAGATATCGGTCGGCACTCTCGACGAAGGTTCCTTTCTCGGGCAGAGCACGCTCACCCGTCAGCCCGTGATCGGTTGCGCGTATGCCGTTGGCGAAGTCACCGTCGTGCAAATCGAACGCGAGCAGGTCGAGACACTTGTGCATCGGAACCCCTTGCTCATGCAGGAGTTCGGCCGCACGATCGAAGAACGAAGGGCTAATGTCCGCCGGGCGATCACCAGCGATGCCCTCGCGGAGAGCCAGAGCGGTTGA
- a CDS encoding APH(3'') family aminoglycoside O-phosphotransferase — translation MDGRLIDLSAWEPVTAGESGAVVYRSADRTRYAKTGGADLEAERDRIEWLSAQGVPGPKVLEWTPGPSGPVLITSAVQGTPADQLDADDLDRAWPAIAEAVRRLHALPTAQCPFTRNLDAMMALAHDVLARDAVNPDFLPDEDRDVPVVELLARVAADVPERLAQEADDLAVCHGDLCLPNIVIAPEGFAVAGFIDLGRLGLADRHADLALLFANSRETWPGNMRATAARARFLDVYGKAADPERLEFYLHLDPLTWG, via the coding sequence CTGGACGGGCGTTTGATCGACCTCTCGGCCTGGGAACCTGTCACGGCGGGGGAGTCCGGCGCCGTGGTCTACCGGTCGGCGGACCGCACTCGCTACGCGAAAACGGGCGGTGCCGACCTCGAGGCCGAGCGAGATCGCATCGAATGGCTTAGCGCTCAGGGCGTCCCGGGCCCGAAGGTCCTTGAATGGACACCGGGGCCCAGCGGCCCCGTGTTGATCACCTCAGCGGTCCAGGGCACGCCCGCCGATCAGCTGGACGCGGACGATCTGGACAGGGCGTGGCCCGCCATCGCCGAGGCCGTGCGCCGACTGCACGCACTGCCGACGGCACAGTGCCCTTTCACGCGGAATCTGGACGCGATGATGGCGCTGGCGCATGACGTGTTGGCTCGCGATGCCGTCAATCCGGACTTCCTGCCCGATGAGGACCGTGATGTTCCCGTCGTGGAGCTCCTGGCCCGTGTCGCAGCCGACGTACCCGAGCGTCTCGCCCAGGAAGCCGACGACCTGGCAGTGTGTCACGGCGACTTGTGTCTGCCGAATATCGTCATCGCTCCGGAAGGCTTCGCGGTCGCCGGATTCATCGACCTCGGCAGGCTCGGACTGGCGGATCGGCATGCGGATCTTGCATTGCTCTTCGCCAATTCACGGGAGACCTGGCCGGGGAACATGCGTGCGACCGCCGCTCGTGCGCGGTTCCTGGACGTATATGGAAAAGCTGCGGACCCGGAGCGGTTGGAGTTCTATCTGCATCTCGATCCACTGACCTGGGGTTGA